In Cucurbita pepo subsp. pepo cultivar mu-cu-16 chromosome LG04, ASM280686v2, whole genome shotgun sequence, the following are encoded in one genomic region:
- the LOC111793089 gene encoding DDT domain-containing protein PTM: MEFVGRAVKKEFKGRGIHLGVVKSFNSSSRFFEVEFEGGDSEELALSEVSLLLEDQSQPVENRPCRGRKPKKRRRIESTCEIGDASANAGRNSVPDKGNSDETLEMAFEVSVVCVKDLNENLNLNDEVEKNVQIADGVGGNLNGSLEGNENLDMNADLSDGFEDILERRSESEKGFVGNRSGNGSLCRNEDFRDGLDLNASSSSNEWFNLIDGSGVHARTSKDSNLERRGSIDLNLYVNADFDENLTGGAVSCSPVEIKKKEWDFDLNLQVNDEHGDTNNNGGEEAASSGTTEGVIDEVCEEAVMDQVRDGAVMDQVCDEAEIHQVCDEVVVEKVCDEAVIDKVYDNVEGPPDKIMESEHESGNLQEVHVDIKEELPKDSYSSGGDVAVNDGNVVNIEVKDVSSDAGPQATDGFQGNSEDQCKQRGGRRKKRKVLDGVNTPDTVLRRSTRRGSVQKTVPIASSDISSPVASVVTEEKQVAYDCKESDMPVAFPLKLQLPPSSKNLNLDDIPILDLFSIYSCLRSFSTLLFLSPFELDDFVAALNCKSPTILFDNIHLSVLKTLRKHLEYLSAEGSESASSCLRSLNWDMLDLITWPIFMVEYLLIHGSGLKPGVDLCHLNLLKNDCYKLPTGIKIEILRCLCDDMIEAEAIRSEINRRSLAAEPEIIRDRSTRLEVYKKKKISANASINSCLSEDGMDDTTDWNSDECCLCKMDGSLICCDGCPAAYHLKCVGIANDLLPEGDWFCPECAIDRQKPWMKTPKSLRGADFLGMDPHGRTYFSSCGYLLVFDSCDTESSVSYYHTNDLDVVIEALRSSDSSYSDILMAIYKHWKIPFTSNGKTSKMGSLDCTIGYHSNSFHEGAKSVNLVEVEAILEGSTMNAEEPALDSKMNSSVQNSYEFISQAKVPGKFSSGGNLSSLRPCLDGKEDFLGVENDDGYSNFYSFAQTASSVADEFLRKSSDKIKEKSTMSEEEIIAGQMKVILKKTSNFYWPFIQNFNVATQKEKCGWCFPCKSSSDEADCLFKTNISQIEEGLAVHVPDLQLKMKAKGHLRDVVCQIISIENRLRGLLLGPWLDSHYSKLWREGLVALDLNSIKPLLLMIESNLRQPALSTEWFKYVDSVNTLGSSSLFITSSVRTNRHGISRKRARFSDIESNASLYGSSGLSMFWWRGGQLSRRMFNWKGLPRSLVSKAARQAGCTKIPGIAYPEGSECARRSKCIAWRAAVEASTSVEQLAFQVREFYSNILWDDIENTHPLPTLEKELRKSIRLFKKVIVRRKSVEGDVTKYLLDFGKRRVIPDIVKKHGIMLEDSSNDKKRYWLNGIYVPLHLVKNFEEKRIARKTNEVKPKNVELSTVKSSSRKKGFAYLFAKADKPELYQCGRCNKVVPVRDAVSCRYCQGIFHKKHVKKYVESVAAQCTYTCHSCWDGMSMKTSGKRGKSGVKGGKLHMERHKKVSSDQRALRLKNRKKLLRAGKQVQTKSKSKVPTGIPLRRSERQATFSSLQKKKQSLQKKKQNKKKIGGSVKRKKIKSRKGTPNKRKRETSLQKKRTLACHSFWLNGLFLSTKPGDERVSHFREKKLLALSQSISVDHEKPKCNLCSETEHASLLNYIACEICGAWFHGDAFGLDQTKIDKLIGFRCHTCRKRMPPVCPHQTNQKSDILEVPEVQNSTVVNCSEEHMPSHV; this comes from the exons ATGGAGTTCGTGGGCAGAGCTGTGAAGAAAGAGTTCAAAGGCCGTGGAATTCATTTGGGTGTTGTTAAATCCTTCAATAGCTCTTCTAGGTTCTTCGAGGTGGAGTTCGAAGGTGGTGATTCGGAGGAATTGGCTTTGTCGGAGGTCTCTTTGCTCTTGGAGGATCAGTCTCAACCGGTGGAAAACAGGCCCTGCCGTGGCCGGAAGCCCAAGAAACGTCGAAGAATTGAGAGCACATGTGAAATTGGCGATGCATCGGCAAATGCTGGGAGGAATTCGGTGCCTGATAAAGGGAATTCAGATGAAACCCTAGAAATGGCCTTCGAGGTAAGTGTTGTTTGTGTTAAGGATTTAaatgagaatttgaatttgaacgaTGAAGTTGAAAAAAACGTACAAATAGCTGATGGGGTTGGTGGGAATTTGAATGGAAGTCTCGAGGGAAATGAGAATTTGGATATGAATGCTGATCTCAGTGATGGGTTTGAAGATATTTTGGAAAGGAGAAGCGAATCTGAGAAGGGTTTTGTAGGAAATAGGTCGGGCAATGGGAGTCTTTGTAGAAATGAAGATTTCAGAGACGGGTTAGATTTGAATGCGAGTTCTAGCTCAAATGAGTGGTTCAATTTAATCGACGGCAGTGGTGTTCATGCTCGTACTAGTAAAGATTCTAACTTAGAGAGAAGGGGCTCCATTGATTTGAATCTGTATGTTAATGCTGACTTTGATGAGAATCTTACTGGGGGAGCTGTAAGTTGTTCGCCGgtggaaataaagaaaaaggaatggGATTTTGACTTGAACTTACAGGTAAATGATGAACACGGGGATACTAACAATAACGGCGGCGAAGAAGCTGCTTCTTCTGGGACGACAGAAGGAGTAATAGACGAAGTTTGTGAGGAAGCAGTAATGGACCAAGTTCGTGATGGAGCAGTAATGGACCAAGTTTGTGATGAAGCAGAAATACACCAAGTTTGTGATGAAGTAGTAGTAGAAAAAGTTTGTGATGAAGCAGTAATAGACAAAGTTTATGATAACGTCGAAGGACCTCCAGACAAAATTATGGAATCTGAGCATGAAAGTGGCAATTTGCAAGAAGTTCATGTCGATATCAAGGAAGAATTGCCGAAAGACAGCTATAGTTCCGGTGGAGATGTGGCTGTTAACGATGGAAACGTGGTCAACATTGAAGTGAAGGATGTGAGCTCTGATGCTGGTCCTCAAGCAACTGATGGTTTCCAAGGAAATTCTGAAGATCAATGCAAACAGCGTggtggaagaagaaagaaacgaaaGGTTTTGGATGGTGTAAATACACCAGATACAGTTTTGAGGAGAAGTACACGTAGAGGATCCGTACAGAAAACCGTCCCAATTGCATCATCTGATATATCTTCCCCTGTAGCTAGTGTGGTAACCGAGGAAAAACAGGTAGCTTATGATTGTAAAGAATCCGACATGCCTGTTGCCTTTCCTCTTAAGTTGCAATTACCACCCTCTTCGAAAAACTTGAATCTTGACGATATTCCCATCCTTGACTTGTTCTCTATTTATTCCTGTTTGAGATCATTTAGTACTCTATTGTTTCTTAGCCCATTTGAGTTGGATGATTTTGTGGCAGCCCTGAACTGCAAATCTCCTACtatattatttgataatataCATCTCTCTGTTCTGAAAACTCTAAGAAAGCATTTGGAGTATCTCTCTGCTGAAGGTTCGGAATCTGCTTCGAGTTGTTTAAG GAGTCTTAACTGGGATATGCTAGACTTGATTACGTGGCCTATTTTTATGGTTGAGTATCTATTGATTCATGGTTCAGGTTTGAAACCTGGCGTTGATCTATGTCAcctgaatttattaaaaaatgattgcTACAAACTACCTACGGGAATTAAGATCGAAATTCTTCGATGTCTATGTGATGATATGATTGAAGCGGAAGCCATTAGGTCAGAGATTAACAGAAGGTCTTTGGCAGCTGAGCCCGAAATTATTCGTGATAGAAGTACGAGGTTGGAGGTgtacaaaaagaagaagatttcaGCTAATGCCTCTATTAATTCTTGTCTGTCGGAGGACGGTATGGATGACACCACAGACTGGAATAGTGATGAATGCTGTCTGTGCAAAATGGATGGTAGCTTAATATGCTGTGATGGCTGTCCTGCTGCATATCATTTGAAGTGTGTAGGCATAGCCAATGATCTCTTGCCAGAGGGTGACTGGTTTTGCCCTGAGTGTGCTATTGACAGGCAAAAGCCCTGGATGAAGACGCCAAAATCACTTCGGGGAGCTGATTTCTTAGGAATGGATCCTCATGGACGTACGTACTTTAGTAGCTGCGGGTACCTGTTGGT GTTTGATTCATGTGACACGGAGTCCTCTGTTAGTTACTACCACACGAATGATCTGGATGTTGTTATTGAAGCTCTTAGGTCATCTGATTCATCGTACAGTGACATACTAATGGCTATTTACAAGCACTGGAAGATTCCTTTTACTTCAAACGGAAAAACGAGTAAAATGGGTTCTCTAGACTGTACGATTGGATATCATAGCAATTCTTTCCACGAAGGTGCAAAGTCGGTAAACTTGGTTGAAGTGGAGGCTATACTGGAAGGTTCAACTATGAATGCTGAAGAACCAGCTCTAGACAGTAAGATGAACTCCAGCGTTCAGAACAGTTATGAATTCATAAGTCAGGCTAAAGTTCCAGGGAAGTTCTCTTCTGGAGGAAATCTGTCTTCGCTACGTCCTTGCCTAGATGGAAAAGAGGATTTCCTTGGAGTTGAGAATGATGATGGTTACTCTAACTTCTATAGTTTTGCACAAACAGCTTCTTCTGTGGCTGATGAGTTCTTGCGTAAATCATCtgacaaaattaaagaaaagtcTACTATgtcagaagaagaaataattgCAGGGCAGATGAAggtaattttgaagaaaacaagCAACTTTTATTGGCCgttcattcaaaattttaacgtAGCTACGCAGAAAGAGAAATGTGGATGGTGCTTTCCTTGCAAATCTTCGAGTGATGAGGCGGACTGCTTGTTTAAGACGAACATTAGCCAGATCGAGGAGGGTTTGGCAGTTCATGTTCCTGATCTTCAACTTAAAATGAAGGCAAAAGGCCACCTCAGAGATGTTGTATGTCAAATTATCTCGATTGAGAATCGTTTGCGAGGGTTACTTTTAGGTCCATGGCTGGATTCTCATTATTCTAAGCTTTGGCGTGAAGGTCTCGTGGCACTTGACCTTAACTCCATCAAGCCTCTATTATTAATG ATAGAATCAAATTTACGCCAGCCTGCTCTATCAACTGAGTGGTTTAAGTATGTCGACTCTGTTAACACCTTGGGTTCGTCTTCCCTTTTCATTACCAGTTCAGTACGTACTAATAGACATGGAATAAGTAGAAAAAGAGCTAGGTTTTCAGATATCGAGTCAAACGCCTCTTTGTATGGTTCTAGTGGATTAAGTATGTTTTGGTGGAGGGGTGGCCAGCTTTCTCGTCGCATGTTTAACTGGAAAGGTTTGCCTCGTTCCTTAGTTTCCAAGGCTGCACGACAAG CTGGATGTACAAAGATACCAGGAATTGCATATCCTGAGGGTTCAGAATGTGCGAGAAGAAGCAAGTGCATTGCCTGGCGAGCTGCTGTAGAGGCATCAACAAGTGTGGAGCAGCTTGCATTCCAG GTTAGAGAATTTTATTCAAACATTCTGTGGGATGACATTGAAAACACCCATCCTCTCCCTACGTTAGAAAAGGAATTAAGAAAATCAATCAGGCTTTTCAAGAAGGTAATTGTGCGCCGTAAGTCCGTTGAAGGAGACGTGACAAAATATCTCCTTGACTTCGGAAAGAGAAGAGTGATTCCTGACATTGTTAAGAAACATGGGATAATGCTGGAGGATTCTAGTAACGATAAAAAGAGATATTGGCTAAATGGGATTTATGTTCCTCTGCATCTGGTGAAGAATTTCGAGGAGAAAAGAATTGCTCGCAAAACAAATGAGGTTAAGCCCAAGAACGTGGAATTGAGTACGGTGAAGTCATCCTCGAGGAAGAAGGGATTTGCATATTTGTTTGCAAAAGCAGATAAACCTGAGTTGTATCAATGTGGCCGCTGTAACAAAGTTGTTCCTGTCAG GGATGCTGTTAGTTGTCGATATTGTCAAG GAATTTTTCACAAAAAGCATGTGAAGAAGTATGTGGAATCCGTTGCTGCTCAATGTACATATACTTGCCACAGTTGTTGGGATGGTATGTCTATGAAGACTAGtggaaaaagagggaaaagtGGTGTAAAAGGAGGGAAGTTGCACATGGAAAGACATAAAAAAGTTTCGAGTGATCAACGTGCACTACGattgaaaaacagaaaaaaattgttgagaGCTGGAAAACAAGTACAGACCAAAAGCAAGTCCAAAGTTCCGACAGGTATCCCTCTACGTCGTTCAGAAAGACAAGCTACATTCTCATCActtcagaagaaaaaacaatcacttcagaagaaaaagcaaaataaaaagaagattgGTGGAAGtgtcaaaaggaaaaagattaAGTCCAGGAAGGGAACACCAAATAAACGCAAGAGAGAGACTTCTTTGCAGAAGAAGAGAACTCTGGCGTGTCACAGCTTCTGGCTTAATGGCCTCTTCCTTTCTACAAAGCCCGGTGACGAACGCGTGTCGCACTTTAGGGAGAAAAAGCTTCTCGCTCTATCTCAGAGTATTTCCGTGGACCATGAAAAACCAAAATGCAATCTTTGTTCTGAAACAGAACATGCTTCTCTTTTGAATTATATTGCGTGTGAAATTTGTGGAG CGTGGTTTCATGGTGATGCTTTTGGACTTGATCAGACCAAAATAGATAAATTGATTGGATTTAGGTGTCATACGTGTCGGAAAAGGATGCCTCCTGTCTGTCCGCATCAAACGAATCAGAAGTCTGATATTTTGGAGGTTCCTGAGGTACAAAATAGTACTGTGGTTAATTGTTCAGAGGAACACATGCCCTCCCATGTATAA